Genomic segment of Selenomonadales bacterium:
CGCCGCGGATAATGGCAAACGACATGGCGCTGTCAAAGCAGGCTCCGCCCGGGACAATCGTCACCGGCTGCCCACCGGCGTTTGTGGTGTCGCGGTCCTCCGTCCCTACATCCGGAGCCTTCCCCAACCCCACAAACCCATTCTCCGACTGGAACAACACGTCTACCCCGGGGGGCAAGAAGTTAGCTACCATGGTCGGCATGCCAATCCCTAAGTTCACTACCATACCGTCTGAAAGTTCAAGGCCGACGCGGCGCGCGATGCGCTCGCGTTTGATGTCTTTGCTCATGGACGTTCCTCCGTTTCGTGTGGGGATGGTGGATTTCGCACTTTGCACTTGGCACTTAGCACTTAGTGGGCTCAAAGCTCAAAGCTCACGGCCCAAAGCTGGCGGCCGGTGGCTGGCGCCTGGCGGCTGGAAGCTAACTCCCCGCTCGCACCACATACGTCACAAACAACCCCGGCGTCATTACTTCGTCGGGGTCGATAGCGCCGACGGGGACTATTTCTTCTGCTTCGGCGACAACAACCTTGGCCGCCATGGCCATCAGGGGGTTAAAGTTGCGCGCCGCGCGGCGGTAAACGAGGTTGCCCTTCTCGTCGGCCTTGTATGCTTTAATCAACGCAAAGTCGGCGTGAAGCGGCAGTTCGAGCAGGTACTCTTTGCCTTCTATCGTCAGTTTCTGCTTGCCTTCTTCTACTACGGTGCCTACCCCGGTGGGGGTGAGGACTCCGCCTAGACCCGCGCCTGCCGCGCGCACCTGCTCGGCGAGTGTACCCTGCGGCACAAGCACGACCTCGGTTTCGCCTGAGTGCATCTGCCTGCCGGTCTCGGGGTTCGTGCCGATATGCGAGGCCATGGCCTTCTTTACGCGCTTGGCGACAATCAGCTTACCTATGCCCCGCTCAGGAAAGCCGGTGTCGTTGCCGATGACGGTTAAGTCTTTGCTGCCCTTCGCCAGCACCTCATCTACTAGCCCTTCCGGCGTCCCTACGCACAAGAAGCCGCCGATCATTACTGACATGCCGTCCTGCAGCGAAGCGAGGGCATGTGAGGGTGATGTAACTTTACTCCTCATTTGTGACCATCCTCCTGTTGGATTTGCTGCCAGCCGCCAGCCGCCGGGCGCCAGCCCTAGGAACGACCGTCGGAGGCGAAGCTAACGCTTTAAGTAGTCCATTTAGCATTCTGGAGACCGTGCGCGCTTCCGCGTCAAGCCTACGATATTCCTGCTCGGGGAGCAAGCCGAGATCTTTAGCCAGCAATAGCAGGTACTCTAGTTCACCACAAGAAGCGCGAGATATGTAAAGAAACCTAGCGTAGTCTGCGTCGGATCCCCTGTTCTTCCCCTCCGCAATGTTGGTCGGCACGGACACAGCAGCGCGCCTTATCTGCGAGGTCAAGCCGTATAACTCGTCGCGCGGGAAGTTCGCTGTAATCTTGTAGGCGTCAAGAACAAATGCGTGCGCCTTCTGCCACACTAGTAGCGTTTCGTGTCCTCCCGTCATACACTACTCCTGGAGGCTGGCGGCTGGCGCCTGGCGGCTATCCCAAGCATCTCCCTCGCCTCAGTTGGCGTCGCTATTTCGCGGCCGCACTCGCGGGCAATGCGCACTATGCGCGCCACAAGTTCGGCGTTGCTCTTGGCGAGCACACCTTTTGAGTAATAGATGTTGTCCTCAAAGCCAACGCGCACGTGCCCGCCCAGGACAATGGCCATTACGGCTAGCGGCAGCTCGGCGCGCCCGATGCCGGCGACGGTCCAAGTGGCACCCGCAGGCAGGCTTTCCACCAAGTGCATTAGGTTCTTGGCCGTACCGGGCATGGCACCGGGCACACCTAGCACCAAGTCAAAGTGGAGCGGTTCACTTAGCAGGCCTTTTTTAAGCAGAGCAAGTGCGTTTTGAATCATGCCTGTTTCAAGGACCTCGACCTCGGGTTTAACGCCGTGCTCCTGCAGCGCTTTTGCGATGCGCTCCATGTACTGCGGCGAGTTCATAAAGACATCGTCGCCAAAGTTGCAGGTGCCCGCGGTAAGCGTGGCCATCTCGGGCCTCAGGGTAATCGGCGCGATGCGCTCCTCGATTTTCGCCGTCACCGCCCCGCCGGTAGAGAGCTGCACGATTAGATCGCACTTCTCGCGCATCAGGCGCATCGTCTCGCGGAAAATCTCCGGGTCCTGTGAAGGCTTACCGTCTTTGTCGCGCACGTGAATATGTGCTATTGACGCACCGGCTTGCCAAGAGCGATACGCCTCCTCGGCGATCTCCGCCGGAGTAAGGGGTAGGTATGGGGTTTGCGCGCGGGTAACTTCTGCGCCGACTAAAGCGGCGGTGATGATGAGTTTAGTCATGTGGGAAACCTCCTTCTGGGGCTTTCCGCTGTCCGCTTTCCGCTTAATTGGTTCGTGCGAACGCTGCGTTGCTCGCTCAGCGTCCTCCTAACAGCTGTATTCATCTTACTAATCATCGAGGCGATGTCATCTAGGTCACTTTCAATTTTGCGATACGTGTCGGGACCCCAATATCCCAAGTCCTTACTTAATAAGGTTAGGTAGCGCACCTCAAGCAAAGATGCCCTGGCAATAGCAAGGAACCGCAGGAACTCCAAGTCGCTTCCCCGTCCCTTCCCTTCACAGATGTTGGTTGGTATCGACACAGCCGCCCTTCGTATCTGACTCACAATCCCAAACTGCTCGGCCTTGGGGAAACTCTCGGTGGCTCTATATACCTGCATCACCAAACCATGCGCTCTAGACAAAACCTCGAGTCTGTTCATCAACTCAAAACCCACGTGGTTTCCCCCTATTCATCCTACAGCTCGGCACCCTCCAGATCAGCGGATAGCGGAAAGCGGATAGCCACCTACACTCTCCCCCGCTGCTTCGCAGCGGGAACGACACACGTCCCACTCGCGCGGCACACTAACAGCGGTTCGGGCAGCACTTCGGCGGCAGAAGGGTTGGCGGGGTCGTTAAGCGCGCGGATTACTTTGTAGGCGGCGAACGTCATCTTGCGACTGGTATTGCCTACCTTAGTAATCTCCCCGTGCGCTTCGATATAGTCTCCGGCGTAGGTTGGAGCCTTAAACTCCACGCTGTCGTAGGCCACAAACAGCCCCTCGTCTCCGTCGTGGCGGATGAGGAGCTCGGTCGCTAGGTCGCCAAACAGCGCCATTATGCGCGCGCCGTCCACTAAGTTGCCGCCGTAATGCGCGTCGTGATTGCTCATGCGCAGTCTAATCATGGTCTTCATAAAGGAAAACCCCCCTGTCGCTTTCTTTCGCTAGTCAATTCGCGAAGCGCAGGGGGTTTTCCTGTTTGTAATGGAGAGTGTGGTCGCTTGTCGTTAGTCGCTCGTCGCTCGGGGAGCGCACTGCTTCATGGCCTTCGCGGGGGGTTCCTAAGGATGTTGACAGCACGATCTAGTTGGTTATCGACTATGCTTGGAGGAACATGTAACCTCTGGTTGAGCAGACGGATGTCCTCTACCGCTGCAACGCCATCTGCTGCGAGCCCCTCTCGCTGCTGGAATCGACTAACCGCGCTGGCCGTATTGGTGTCGTATATGCCGGTGATCTCACCCACATAGTAGCCAAGGAGCCGCAGGCCTTTCTGCAATTTCACCACTTCAGCGCTCTTGGTGCCATACCGCAATGTGGACTCCTCGGAAACGCGCTCGGCAGCTTGCGGCATGCGTGTAAACGTATTCCCGACGATGACATTTGGAGTGAGTCCCCGCCCATCGATACGTGCTCCAGTAATATCTAGGTAATTGCCTACGGTGTAGATAATGCCCCCTAACTCGGGGCCGAGGTCGTGCCAGCGTTGAGCTGTACCCTTGCCATAGGTAATCTCCCCCACAAGCAAAGTGCCGCTATACTTCATGCCTGCGGCTAGTATCTCCGCAGCGCTGGCTGTGCCTGCGTTGACAAGGGCGACAAACGGTTTGGCAGGACCAGGCCCGGGGCTCCGTAAGGGTTGCCTTTGGCCGCGGCTTTCGACAAAACCCATTAAACCTTGTGGCACAAAGTACTGTGTGACAGCCATAAGCGATTGCATAGAGCCGCCTTGGCAATCTCGTAAATCGAGAATGATCCCAGGGGTGTCCTTCAGGGCCTCTAGAGCGTCTTTTACGTCAGCGGCAAGGTGCTCGCCGAAGGTAAGAATTCTAATATAGCCATAGCCTTGGTGCACTCCCCAAGCAGCGGAGGGCGGGGTCACCCACTGGCGAGTCAGCGAGACTGTTTGGACGCTAGCGGGATCACCGCTGTAATAGGTGAGCCGAACTAGGGTATTTACCTCGCCGTCTAGTTGGCTCATCACCTGCGCAATGCCCAGACCCTTAATAGCCCTCCCGTCCACAGCGGTAATCACGTCGCCAATCTTTAGGCCTGCGGATAGGGCAGGGCTAGCCCTGTACAACTGCGCTATCTTGGCTCCGTCTGGAGCGATTTCAATCTTGACACCTATCCCTGGTTGCGTCCTTGTTACTTGCGACAACAACAGCCCGTAAACCTCTGGTGGTATGTAATAGGCATGTTCGTCATCTAGAGCGTTAACGATGCCTTGCAGGGCTCCCTGGACTAAGGTCTTGCCGTCGATGTCTCTCCAGTATTCCCTTTGCAACATATCCATGACCTGTGTTAGTACGCTATAGAGGCTGCTAGCCGTGGCCCTAGGTTGCCACAAGAAACTTGCCAGCAATAATACCAGTGCGATGCTGGCGATTAGAACTCTTGATAGTCTTCTCATCACAAACACTCCCCTCGCTTACTGTTATTCGCGCCGATACGCTTAATTCCTTGTGTTATGCAAATAATCCGCTAGAACTGAGTAACGAAGCAGCAACCGCCCTGCCCTAACCCAGAGTGCAAAAAGGAGACCCCCTCGCGGGGGCCTCCTCTTTTGAAGCGCTACCTTATGGCCTTACGGTAAAGGTTACTTCGTCGTTGACGGGGTTCCAGTTCACGATATAGCCGAAGGTCTCAGCCAAGAAGCGGGCAGGCACCAAGGTGCGGCCGCCGGTGGCGAACGGAGCTACATCGAGGGCTACCGGGACTCCGTTTACCTTGGCAATGGTGCTATTGAGGGTGAGCTCAACATGCATGTTGCCGCGGTGGAGGGTGACGATCTCAGCGGCGCCGACAACTCTGAAGTCGACGGTGGCGTTTAAGATGCGCTCACCGAACCAGCGGAAGGGCACCATGAGGCGGCCGTTGCGCACGTTAGCGGGCACATCGAGGCCGATAGCAGGGTTAGCTCTGCCGATGGTAATGGTGTGCGCTACCGGAGCGGGGATTCTGCGGTCAATGACGATGATGCGGTCAGTTACGTTGCCAGCTGCGTCGGTGACAGAGAGGGTGAAGGAGTTGAGGCCTTCGCGCAAGGCAACGGTGCGCATAATCGTTACGGTTGCGCCTGGGAACATCGCCACGGGTGCGCCCTCGAAGATTATGCCGGTAACCGCAACGTTGTCGCGAGCCACGATGGTGATCATCGCGTTAGCGTCGGTTGTTACGGAAGGAGCAGTTACTTCGATGGTTGGGCGAGCGGTGTCGCGTGGAGGAGCCGGGGGAGCCACAACAGGAATCGTTGCGGTTAGTGCAGTGGCTACTGCACGGTCAGGAGTAACCGAGATTCCAATCTCGGAGGCAGGCATTACGCCGGTTGTCGGGAACGACGGGACTACAACCACCTCAAGTATGCCACCGGTCGGGATGACAGGGCTAAACGTGGTTGTGCCACCAGCTACATTAGCTGGAACCGTCACACTCACAGCCCTACCGGTCAGAGCAACGCCGTGCGCGTTGTTCAAGCGAACGGTAACTGTACCGCTGCTGTCACGCACGAGGCTAGCTGGGCCGACAACCAAAGTGGCTGCATGCAAGGTGAGGTCAGTCGGAGGGGCGCCGGCTACGGTAATGCGTACCTGCGGAGCCTGTGCTACGCCACCAACCGATAGTGCCGCAGTGTGAGCTAAAATCTGGTATTGCTGTGCGCTAGCAGAAGTAGCTGCAACATACGCGCCCCAAGCAGGAGTCGGTGTAGCTACAGCGCGCTGCTCAATAGAGGCGATGGTGGTTGTCGGAAGAGCTGCACCGTTAGGGGCGGTGATGTTCCGAGGAGCCACGGTGATAGCGCGGGCTACTGGTACGTTAGTCCGCGGGTCGGTTACGGTCACGGTAATGACATCGCGGAACTCAGCAGTGAGTCTGCCGCCAGCGGGAGTCACGGCGACAACCGGAGCAACGGCGGTAATGGTGGTGGTGCCAATTATTGTGGCATCAGCCAACACAGCATTGTTCGCGGCAGTGATCGTGAACGTGCCTGCGGCTGCTGCCGACAGCGATACGTTCCATACGTTCGGAGTTGCGGTAGGTACTGCGGTGACTGGCGTTGTGCCGATGAAGAAGCTCGGGGTTACGCCTGCGGCAAGACCGGTTACTGTTACCGGTACGGCTTCAGCAGCGCCACCTGCAAGCAGGGTATGGGCCAAAGTGACGGTGTAGCCAGCGGTTGCCGTAACAGCAATCGCTTGCAGTCTCTCTGGGCCAGGAGCATACACGAATGCCGTTGCTTCAGCATCCCACACTAGGTCTCTGACAGAGATGTCGATTTGACCGATAGAGTTGAGGGTCACTTCAACGGAGTACTCACCGTTGACTACGCTTTGGCCGTGTCCTAGCGGGGTGCCGCCGCGCATCACAATGCTGTTACCAGCAGCAGCCGCGTCCTCAAACGTGCCTGCAGTTGCCAGCCTACGGCGGAACATGGCGGGCTGACCAGCAGCAGGAACTGCGGTGAAGGTCACTTCAGCGTTGTTAATGCGGTTGCCGAGTGCATCGGTGATGATGGCGCTCAGGGCAACTACGTCGCCTCTCCGATGAGCAGTCACCGGGACAGTGATGCGGTGGAGCGGTACGGTGATTTCGCGTGTTACAGTCCCCACAAGGGCATGTGCCGCACTGTAGAACTCTACCGTTACGGTAATCACGCCAGGAGCGTTCGGGGTGACTGTGCGGGAGCCATGATCGACCAGAGCAGTTGTAGCGGCAATTGGGCCCGCAAAAGTCGTGCGAGTGTACGCGAATGTCGGGGACACCCCGCCAACGCCTGCACCAATGCCTAGACCTGCTGCATCGAAAGCTGAGGTTAGGAGTATGGTCAGCGGCTGATGCGCAACCGGTGGATCAGGTATCCACATTACGCTGGCGTTAAAGGCAGCGCGCGGCGCAACGGTGATATGGGCGACTCCTTCCCAGTTGTCGTCAGTGTGACGTACCGTAAAACTAATCGTGCCGCTGGTTACAGCCGGGGTAGGATTCGTGACCGTAAACTGCCGGATATTGCCCGTAACGGTTGATACTGGGCCGATTGCTGCCACAGGGAGACCGTTAAAGGTTGCAGCCACGATTTGCAGGTCACTTAGGGGGACATGCGTTGTCGTTCCGCCAACAACACGCGTTACAGTCATTGGAATGTCGAGCGCGTTGTCAAGACGCCACACAACCGACGGGACGGTGGGAGTTACGGCTAGGGCTGAGCGTGCGACCGTGCCAATAGTGTGGACAAGGATCGGGGTAGCAATGCCACCGGTGGCGTTGAGCGCTGCTCCGGCGCTGTCCGCTACAATAACGCGATAGTCGCCATGTCCAGTCAAGCGAATAGCTGCATGGAAAGAGCGGTTCGCAGGCGTCTGTACGGCGGTAGCAATTGTGGCAAATGCCCCCCATGCTCCACCAATCGGCCGACGCTGCACAATAACACTGTACATCGCAGTAGGAAGAGTTGCACCAACACCGCCTACGGGGAGCAATGCGCCCTGTAGGATGATATCGGCGTTTAAGGCAGCGGTGCCTGTCTGGGTTACCTGTAGGGTAGCAGTTGGGGTAGCAGCAAAAGTTACTCCGACGAACAGAGTCGCCAGCATAGCTATGCTTAACGCAAAAGCAAGCAGTTTTTTCATCGTTTACCTCCTAGAAATACTAGGTAATCTTGCCCGGTGCTTCCCCCAGCGGCTAACGACGCTCGACCATTCTACCCAAATAGGGTCGCCTTAGTGCAGGGTCTGTGAAAGGGCATGCTGCTAATGCACCGTAGCTGCCTTGAGTTTATAGGACAGTGTGAGGAAACCATAGCAGCATTCGTCTTTTGTAAGCGATTTGTAATGAAATCTACGCTAGGGAACATAAGCCCCCGACCACGCAATTCAACTTGCGCGGCCGGGGCAGCTGCCGACTTCAATGTCGGCTAGGGTCTAGGGAGAGTCTAGGGAATCGCAGCCGTAACTACTACCGTAACCACAGCTGTGCGGCTCCCGTCCACTGTGGTAACCACGATATGGGAGAGCCCAGGAGCCACTGCCGTAACAATGCCGTTCGCACATACCCTAACCGCAGCCGGGTTAGTCGATAGCCACGTGACGGCGCGGTTAGTGGCGTGCAGTGGCAACACAACAGGAACCAATGTAACTGTACCGCCAACAGCTAGGGTATGCATGGCTGGTGTAAGTGTTACACCAGTAACACGCACAACCCCAACCGGGGCTAGGACGGTAATAACCGCCGTAGCCGTATGGTTGCCGTCAGCGGTGGTCGCTGTGATTGTTACCGTGCCTGTGGCCATTCCAGTGACTAAGCCTGTCGCGCTGACAGTAGCCCATGCGGTATTGCTGGAGCTCCACGTGACGGTTCTGTTTGTGGCGTTAGCAGGTGCAACAGCTGCGGTGAGCTGGACAGCGCCGCCAACAGTGACGGTGGCAGTTGTCGGGGTAAGGCTAACACCTGTTACGGGCACAACCCCATCTGCTGGCGTCACTACGACTGTAGCCAACGCCACGTGCCCACCATCAGCCGTCATAACTGCAATCTGCGCGGTGCCGGGGGCTACTGCCGTGACCAAACCGACTGCAGAGACCGAAGCGATGGTCGGGGCGGTAGATAGCCAAGTTACTGCGCGGTTAGTGGCGTTAGCGGGGAGAACCGTGGCCGTCAACTGCGCTGTTGCCCCCACGGCGAGAGTAGATGTAGTGGGAGTTAATGTCACTCCGGTAACGCGCACACCCGCGGCTACTGGCGTAACGACGATGCTAGATACAGCGCTGTGCTGGCCGTCTACGGTTGTGACTGTTATCTGGGCGCTACCGGCAGCAATCGCTGTGACTAAGCCCGTGGCATCTACAGTAGCGACCGCCGCGTTAGTGGAGGCCCAAGTCACAGCTCTGTTAGTAGCGGTGGCGGGCAGAACAGTGGCCGTCAGTTGCACGTTCCCGCCGATGGAAAGAGTAGCGGTGACAGGGGATACCGTTACGCCTGTGACGGGGATAACCCCTGCGGGCGGAACCACGGTTATCGTGACAACTGCTGTGCGGTGTCCGTCGACCGTAGTAGCGGCAATATGTGCTACGCCAGGCGCGACCGCAGTCACCAACCCGGTGCCACTCACGGTAGCTACCGACGTGTTAGTCGAAAGCCATGCCACAGCGCGGTTTGTGGCATTAGCTGGCAGGATGGTGGGTGCAAGTTGCACAGTCGCTCCACGTTCTAGTGTGTGGGCAGCTGGCGTCAGTGTAATGCCCGTTACCCTTATCGGCGGCACGACAGTAACAACGGTGCTGGCGGTGAGGCCCCCGTCCGCTGCTCTGGCCGTGATGGTGGTAGTGCCAAGCGCCACAGAGGTGACCAGGCCTGTTGCACTGACTGTAGCCACTGCCGGGTGGCTAGAAGTAAAGGTCACTGCCCGATTGGTGGCGTCGGCTGGTGTCAGTGTCGCGGTCATTTGCAGGGTTAGACCGCGGTGTAAATTGGGCGTCAGCGGTGCGATGCTGATCGCGGTGACAGGCGTTGGTACTACGGTAATACTGGCATTTGCAGCAAGGTTACCGTCAGTCGACCTAGCAGTAATTGTAGCTGTACCGAGCCCTACTGCCGTGACTAGCCCAGTTGGGGAAACAGTGGCCACTGCGGTGTCGCTTGATAGCCAGGTCACTGTTTGTACTGTAGCCGTGGGAGGGGCAATTGTAGCGGTTAGTTGTACGGTGCCGCCTACGCGCAACTCTGCGGAGGGCGGGGTCACCATGATCCCCGCAACCGGAATTGGGCGCTCTACAGTGAACTGCCGGCTGATGGGGGTGAAAGCCGCGCCCCAAGCAGGCACACCGGCTGTTACGGTAAAGGTATTTGTGCCGAAAGTAAGCGGCAGCGTAACGTCGAATCTGCCGAATGCGTCATATGTGGCAGGGGCGCCGTTAATGGTCAGAGTCATGCCCAGCACGACAGTTCCTTGCACCCGTACTTCCGTCGTGGTGGCAAGAACCGTTGTTGCCGTAGGATTGTTGACCACGAGCCCGGTAAAGTTAAGGGTTTGCGTGCGCTCGTTGCCGGCGGCGTCACGCGCGCGCAAAGTGGCTGTGTTGTTGTCGGCGAGAGTTGCCGTTATGGACTGCGACTCAAACGTCGCCCAATCCCAGACCGCACCAGCGGGAGCCGGGGGTATGGGCATGTTTCCGCTGCGGATGGGGACGAGCTGGTCGTTCACCCACACCGAGCCGCCGTCACTCATTACGTTGCTAATCAAGAGGTCGTCTACCGCGCCGCGAACTCGCACGCGGTTAGCAGTTGTGGTGTCGATTGCGGGGGTGACGTTGTGGAATGCTGGTGGGGTAGTGTCTATCTGGAGGCGGGCAAACCCGGGGGAAATGGTCGGGCTCGCGCTGAGGGCGGGCGTCCAGGCTGCACCCGATGTCGGTTGTACCTGAACATTGATTTGGCCAAACCGATCCGGCGAAGTGAAGCCAGTTGGTGCGGCCCCGTTCCAGACAAACGAGTACCTGCCGGGCTGCAGCGGGCCGAAGGTCGCTATCGCGACATGATAGGTGAATCCATCCGGAACTACCGGCAGGAATCCATTTAACATGATGCGCGTGGCATGAGCCGCACGGCCTAGTACAAACGAGATGGTAGTCGTATCCTGAACACCGTCACCGTTGGGCGAGAAGGCGTCAGGCGTCGCGGTGACTTGGCTGACCACTTGCCCGTTGACGAAGAAGAAGGGCACACGGTAGCTATCGGCAGGGTTGGCGACATTCTCCAAGACAATGTAGCCAGTGTAGTCACTGGTGCCGGGCACACTAAGTGGCAGTGCCGCGTCGACAAATAACGCCACAGGTACATTGACCCGAGCTCCTGCGCCGACTGTGACTTGAGTGGGCACAAGCACTTCATAGGCGTGCGCGGGGTTAAACTTCTCCACCCGCGTGCGGAATACCGCGCTCGTCGTGCGCAGACTTTCAAGGTTAAGCATCGCCTGCGTTTCGCCCACGGTCACCTCGCGGAAGTTGAGCATGCCGGGGGCAACGCGTAGGCCCGCCGTTATGGCGTGGTGGATGTTAATCATCCCTGCACCTTGGTCAATCGGGCGGAAGGAACGTCCGTCGATGTTCACCATATTGCTCGCCGTGTTCATTAGCCCTAGGCGGATTTGTTCAGGCGTAAGCGTCGGCCTAGCCTGGAGCATCAGCGCCGCAGCACCGGCGACGTGCGGGGCGGCCATAGAAGTGCCGCTGATAGTGCCAAACCACGGGTTGCCGGGGCCTGCCACGCGCTGGAAGGCACCGCTTACGTGGCTGCCGTCAGTGCCGGGGAAGGGGTAAGCTGCAGTTATGTTCTGCCCGGGTGCCGACACATGCGGCAGAATGCCGAGCAGAGCGTCAGGACCGCGCGAACTTGACGGCGACATCAGGTGATGCTCTCCCATAGAGAAAGTCACAAACCTAGTGCCTGCAGCCATGGCGCGCAGCACCAAGCCGTCTTCGCGGCTTAGCGACAGGGTCGGGATATCTCCCAGCTGGTTATCACCTAAGGTGCCTCCAAATGTCCCGGCCACGTTGTTAAAGATAATCGCGCCGATTGCACCGGCATCACGAGCGTTGCGCGATTTAACCGCAAACGCTGCTCCGCCGCGCTCCATCAGGGCAATGCGGCCGGTGACTAAGCTGTTGCCGCCTGCATCCCTAAAATCTGCGGGGACATTCCCTAAGCCGACCGACACGAACTCAACCGGCGTGCCTAAGGGCGCAAGAGCCGGGGAGAAGGTCATCAGCCCGCCGACAAAAGGCGCTGTGCCCCCCTGCGGCAGAACCAAAGGCTTGGGCGTGGTATCCGCCCAGCCGACGGCAATGCCGAGGCGGGTATTAGCGTATGTGCCGGTTGTACGTTCGCCAGGGCCGCTGTTGCCAGCAGAAACTGTAAACACCACGCCAGCACGGACTGCGTTGTCGACAGCGCGCGCCCATGGGGAATCCGGGTGAGCTAGCGCAGCGCCTAGACTCATGTTGGCGACATCTGCGCCTACTTGTACCGCGCGCTCAATGCCTGCCATTACGTCGGAGGAGGAACCGCTACCCCCGCGCCCGAGGACGCGGATTATGTATAAGCTAGCCTCAGGCGCTACTGCGACCACCGTAGCGGCCACATGCGTGCCGTGCGAGGTGTTCCAGTCACGGCCTGTGGCAGGGTTGATGCCTGGGTCGTTTTTTCGCTCCATAGGGTCGTTGTCGTCATCGACAAAGTCGGTGCCGCCGATGACCTTAAATGTGGGGCCGATACCGCCACCGAGGTCGGGGTGCATGTAGTCGGCACCGGTGTCAAGCACCGCCACTAAAATGCCGCTACCCGAAAGCCCGGGCGGGATGGCCCACGCTTGCTGCGCACGTATCGCAGGAAGGCTGTGTTCTAGCCCCGTGGCCTGCATTTCGATGTCTGGGAAGACATCAATGATACCAGGTATGCTCAGAAGCTTTTTCACCTGGTTAGCAGGAACTTGCATCGCTATGCCGTTAAACGTCAGCGCGTAGCTATGACGAGTAGTAGCCGCTATTCCTGCGCCGCGCAGGGCGTCCATAACTTGCGCCCTCTTCGTATCAAGGCGCTGCAAGAGACTTCCTTGCATCGCCTGCGTCACGACAACCCCTTGGTTGTGCAGGCTTTCCTCGATGACCGCGAGCGGCTCCCCCGCCAGCTCAACGATGACTGAGATGGGTTTGCTTGATGTTAAGTCGTAGTCTACAAAGCGAGTGCGGAGAATGTCGGCCGTAGCTTGAACCTCTGCGTAGCCCAAAGGCACTGCGGCTGGCACAGCCGCGATAGCAGGTGCTATAAGGCTTGGCACTAGCACCAAAGCTGCAAGTACAGACCACAATTTTCTCCTGAATGTCTTCATCAAATCATCTCCTACCCCCTAATTTGTTGGCTCGTCCGTACAGCAACAACCAAAACAGCCTTCCTGCGTTCACCCCTTTCCTCAACAACTACATTACTCCGTTGTGAAGTGTTGTCTTCTGTAGTATGATGATACCAAAATATTCTGCATTGCACTAGTGTTTCAGTAAATTCTCGCGCGATCATCCCTCTACAAAATGAGTTAGGAGGCGAAGTAATATTGAAACATGCCAGCCGTTTGTGGAAGTGCTTTTTGATGCTAACCCTTATACTTCCGTTGGGAGTCATTCACGCGGGCGCACCAGAAATCGTC
This window contains:
- a CDS encoding Ig-like domain-containing protein, giving the protein MKTFRRKLWSVLAALVLVPSLIAPAIAAVPAAVPLGYAEVQATADILRTRFVDYDLTSSKPISVIVELAGEPLAVIEESLHNQGVVVTQAMQGSLLQRLDTKRAQVMDALRGAGIAATTRHSYALTFNGIAMQVPANQVKKLLSIPGIIDVFPDIEMQATGLEHSLPAIRAQQAWAIPPGLSGSGILVAVLDTGADYMHPDLGGGIGPTFKVIGGTDFVDDDNDPMERKNDPGINPATGRDWNTSHGTHVAATVVAVAPEASLYIIRVLGRGGSGSSSDVMAGIERAVQVGADVANMSLGAALAHPDSPWARAVDNAVRAGVVFTVSAGNSGPGERTTGTYANTRLGIAVGWADTTPKPLVLPQGGTAPFVGGLMTFSPALAPLGTPVEFVSVGLGNVPADFRDAGGNSLVTGRIALMERGGAAFAVKSRNARDAGAIGAIIFNNVAGTFGGTLGDNQLGDIPTLSLSREDGLVLRAMAAGTRFVTFSMGEHHLMSPSSSRGPDALLGILPHVSAPGQNITAAYPFPGTDGSHVSGAFQRVAGPGNPWFGTISGTSMAAPHVAGAAALMLQARPTLTPEQIRLGLMNTASNMVNIDGRSFRPIDQGAGMINIHHAITAGLRVAPGMLNFREVTVGETQAMLNLESLRTTSAVFRTRVEKFNPAHAYEVLVPTQVTVGAGARVNVPVALFVDAALPLSVPGTSDYTGYIVLENVANPADSYRVPFFFVNGQVVSQVTATPDAFSPNGDGVQDTTTISFVLGRAAHATRIMLNGFLPVVPDGFTYHVAIATFGPLQPGRYSFVWNGAAPTGFTSPDRFGQINVQVQPTSGAAWTPALSASPTISPGFARLQIDTTPPAFHNVTPAIDTTTANRVRVRGAVDDLLISNVMSDGGSVWVNDQLVPIRSGNMPIPPAPAGAVWDWATFESQSITATLADNNTATLRARDAAGNERTQTLNFTGLVVNNPTATTVLATTTEVRVQGTVVLGMTLTINGAPATYDAFGRFDVTLPLTFGTNTFTVTAGVPAWGAAFTPISRQFTVERPIPVAGIMVTPPSAELRVGGTVQLTATIAPPTATVQTVTWLSSDTAVATVSPTGLVTAVGLGTATITARSTDGNLAANASITVVPTPVTAISIAPLTPNLHRGLTLQMTATLTPADATNRAVTFTSSHPAVATVSATGLVTSVALGTTTITARAADGGLTASTVVTVVPPIRVTGITLTPAAHTLERGATVQLAPTILPANATNRAVAWLSTNTSVATVSGTGLVTAVAPGVAHIAATTVDGHRTAVVTITVVPPAGVIPVTGVTVSPVTATLSIGGNVQLTATVLPATATNRAVTWASTNAAVATVDATGLVTAIAAGSAQITVTTVDGQHSAVSSIVVTPVAAGVRVTGVTLTPTTSTLAVGATAQLTATVLPANATNRAVTWLSTAPTIASVSAVGLVTAVAPGTAQIAVMTADGGHVALATVVVTPADGVVPVTGVSLTPTTATVTVGGAVQLTAAVAPANATNRTVTWSSSNTAWATVSATGLVTGMATGTVTITATTADGNHTATAVITVLAPVGVVRVTGVTLTPAMHTLAVGGTVTLVPVVLPLHATNRAVTWLSTNPAAVRVCANGIVTAVAPGLSHIVVTTVDGSRTAVVTVVVTAAIP